Genomic DNA from Frondihabitans sp. PAMC 28766:
AAACGTTCGAGCGCGCCGTGCAGCACGACATCACCCCGGCCGTCTCCGACCTCGCGCAGCTCGAGGCGTGCGCCGTGGCCGGCGTGCCCGCGGTGCACCTCTGCATCGACACGGGGCTCAGCCGCAATGGCGCGATCGAGTCGGAGTGGGGGGCGCTCTTCGACCGCGCAGCCGAGCTCGCCGACTCGGTGCGCGTCGAGGGCCTGATGAGCCATCTCTCGAACGCCTCGCCCCAGGAGGACGGCCACCAGATGGCTGCGTTCGTGCGGGCCACCGGCATGCTGATCGAGCGCGGCATCACGCCGCCGTTGCAGCACCTCGCGGCCTCCGCTGCCGCCCTGTCGTACGGGTCGAGCAGGATCACGATGGTGCGGCTCGGTCTCGCCGCCTACGGCCTCAGCCCGTTCGACGACCGCACCTCGAAAGACCTGGGCCTGCGACCGTCGCTGACGCTGACCGTTCCGGTGATCGGCCTCAAGAAGGTCGCCGCCGGCGAGGGCACGTCGTACGGCTTCACGTGGCGAGCGACGCACGACACGACCCTGGCTCTGCTGCCCATCGGCTATGCCGACGGGATCCAGCGCGTCGCCAGCAACAACGCACACGTGCTCGTCGGCCGCCGGCTCTGCCCGGTCGTCGGACGTATTGCGATGAACGCGATGACCGTCGACCTCGGCGGCGCGGGTGACGCGGACGGCGTCGGCGACAGCGTGGCGATCGGCGACCAGGCCGTGCTCTTCGGCGACCCCGAGGCCGGCCACCCTCCCGTCGACGCGTGGGCCCGCGAGACCGGAACGATCAACTACGAGGTCGTCGCGCGGCTCTCGTCGCGCCTGCCGAGGAGGTACGTGTGAGCGACCAGCCACTCGAGGCGCCCTGGCTGCGCCGCGCCACGATCGACCTCGGCGCCTACCGCGCCAACCTCCGGCACCTCCAGGAGGTCGTTGCGCCCGCCGAGCTGATGGCGATCGTCAAGGCCGACGCCTACGGCCACGGCGCCGTGCCGATCGCTCACGCGGCCGCGGAGGCCGGCGTCGAGTGGCTCGGCGTGCTCGAGCTCGCCAACGCGCACGAGCTGCGGGCCGCCGGCGTCTCGCTCAACCTGTTCGCCTGGCAGTACGCCCCCACCGAGACCTTCGAGCGCGCGGTGTCGGA
This window encodes:
- the alr gene encoding alanine racemase, with the protein product MTSEALVTVDTAALRHNIGVLRSAVGSAAVMAVVKANAYGHGVEGAARAFEDAGVDWLGVVDLTEAAALRAAGVSVPILAWLHAPGETFERAVQHDITPAVSDLAQLEACAVAGVPAVHLCIDTGLSRNGAIESEWGALFDRAAELADSVRVEGLMSHLSNASPQEDGHQMAAFVRATGMLIERGITPPLQHLAASAAALSYGSSRITMVRLGLAAYGLSPFDDRTSKDLGLRPSLTLTVPVIGLKKVAAGEGTSYGFTWRATHDTTLALLPIGYADGIQRVASNNAHVLVGRRLCPVVGRIAMNAMTVDLGGAGDADGVGDSVAIGDQAVLFGDPEAGHPPVDAWARETGTINYEVVARLSSRLPRRYV